One part of the Sorangiineae bacterium MSr11954 genome encodes these proteins:
- a CDS encoding tRNA (guanine-N7)-methyltransferase, with protein MGGTSREDGPVDVRSLVQGEWLELEIGPGRGGFVFERAAAAPAGLIGLEVRRKWATIVDQRLAKAGLGARARVFAEDAGLALPRLGPDGSIRRIFLHFPDPWWKKRHAKRLVIVKQGFVAEMARLLEPGGELFVQTDVEERAALYEAEIRACPLFVPFGDEGGSPALANNPYNAESPREKRAIVDGLPVHRLRFRRV; from the coding sequence GTGGGGGGCACGAGCCGCGAAGACGGGCCCGTCGATGTCCGGTCGTTGGTTCAAGGCGAGTGGCTCGAGCTGGAGATTGGCCCCGGTCGCGGAGGCTTCGTCTTCGAGCGCGCCGCCGCCGCGCCCGCGGGGCTCATCGGTCTGGAGGTGCGGCGAAAGTGGGCCACCATCGTCGATCAGCGCCTGGCGAAGGCGGGGCTTGGCGCGCGCGCCCGCGTCTTTGCCGAGGACGCAGGCTTGGCGCTGCCGCGCCTCGGCCCCGATGGCTCGATCCGCCGTATCTTTCTGCACTTCCCCGATCCCTGGTGGAAGAAGCGCCACGCCAAGCGGCTCGTCATCGTCAAACAAGGCTTCGTGGCCGAGATGGCGCGCCTGCTCGAGCCGGGCGGTGAGCTCTTCGTCCAAACCGACGTGGAGGAGCGCGCCGCGCTCTACGAGGCCGAAATCCGCGCATGTCCGCTCTTCGTCCCCTTTGGCGACGAAGGTGGGAGCCCGGCCCTCGCCAACAATCCGTACAACGCGGAGAGCCCGCGCGAAAAGCGGGCCATCGTGGATGGTCTTCCCGTCCATCGCTTGCGCTTCCGTCGCGTTTGA
- a CDS encoding RNA polymerase sigma factor — protein sequence MTEFALPALPRWGTFFAGALHESGDPLVHAACAGDVGAFEQLYRTHVGRVHALCLRLVADAALAEQLTQDTFVRAWERLKSFRGESAFATWLRHVAVNVVLEERRATARRTRRIMPTGDDAVLGSASGARRDDVGLDLERALAKLPEGPRTVFVLHDVEGYQHREIGDLLGIAEGTSKAHLHRARTLLKEGLR from the coding sequence ATGACCGAGTTTGCCTTACCCGCTTTACCCCGATGGGGGACCTTCTTCGCCGGCGCGCTCCACGAATCGGGCGACCCTTTGGTGCACGCAGCCTGCGCGGGCGATGTGGGCGCGTTCGAGCAGCTCTATCGGACCCACGTCGGGCGGGTCCACGCGCTGTGCCTGCGCCTGGTGGCCGATGCGGCCCTCGCCGAGCAGCTCACGCAAGATACGTTCGTGCGGGCGTGGGAGCGGTTGAAGAGCTTTCGCGGCGAGAGCGCCTTTGCCACCTGGTTGCGCCATGTGGCTGTCAATGTGGTGCTCGAAGAGCGCCGCGCGACGGCCCGGCGCACACGGCGCATCATGCCGACGGGGGACGATGCGGTGCTCGGATCCGCGTCGGGCGCCCGCCGCGACGATGTGGGGCTCGATCTGGAGCGCGCCCTCGCCAAGCTGCCCGAGGGCCCCCGCACCGTGTTCGTGCTGCACGACGTGGAGGGGTATCAGCACCGCGAGATTGGCGATTTGCTCGGCATCGCGGAGGGCACGTCCAAGGCGCACCTGCACCGGGCCCGCACGCTGTTGAAGGAGGGGCTGCGATGA